TTGAGGAAGTTATTGCTTTCTGTAGTCTAAATTGCCTAGCCGAAAGTCATTTTACCTAAACTCCTAAGATCCCTGTGGGAAAATCCCAATTGGTCACTGTGTCTGTGAACTAAATAAGGTGCTGCCTGGCTCCTCCTCACAAGCAGAACTAGTTTTAAGATCTTCACTCACATCACCTTagttaaattagaaaattttctatttgttataGCAAGAAAGGCAACCCAATTCTgctctttctaaatattttattacaaagaGTCCACCTTCAGATACAAATTAATTCCAGAATAGGATTGTTTCTGGGAAGTCTGACTGTGTTACTTATTGACCTAAAAGTATACTGCAAATGTGAATCATTTGCAATGAGCTTCTGAAATTTTGTGGTATCCATCAGGTAATGTTTCTTttgtaaaagttaaaaagtgctaatattttcttcttttcaatgtAATCCAATACTTAAGATAatacaataattataatttaatttaagaTTAagtgctagggatatagctcagttgatagagtgcttgccttgcatgcacaagacctggattcaatccccagcaccacacacacacacacacacacaaataggatTAATATTTAGCTGTACAGCAAAATTAATTAATGGCTTCTGCAATTCAGGCATGGATAGTATCTAGGTAATCAGAAAGACTCCATGTTGTAAAGTTATTTAAACATATAATGATTACCTTTCACTTGTACAGGACATTTTTACAGGTCATTCCTGACTAAGAAGCATTTATTAAGGCAATTATTAGTATATTCTGCTTTTATAGTTATAAATAAGCCACCTCATTCCTTACAAGAGAGCTTATTATTATCCCCTGTATGTGGACAAGTAAATGGAGGGAAAGACTGAGCATTGTGTTGTCTGTCAGCTGATTAGTATATAGTGAAAAATTCCTGATAACTATGACTTATCTCTAATAATGCTCAATTCTTTACCATATcagcaaaatggaattttatttttagtaagaaaaaaaattatctaatgaCTTTAAAACATGACCAACCAATTTTTTAACCATCTTTCATTAAGAGGTGAGATCTTTGTCCCATTTTCTTGAATCAGGGCTTCATGACCACTTGACCAATAGAATACCGTGAAAGTCACACCGTATGGCTCTCTGGCATCCACCTCCTTTCTCTTAGGATGCCTGCCCTTGGGACCTAGCACCATGTCAGAGGAAGCCTAAGCAACTAGCTTGCAGCCCTTGTGAGAGCAGACAGTTCTAACTGCACCTGCAGGGAACAGCCAACTCTAACTTGCCAATCATGTGAGTGAGTCAGCCTAAAGATAGGTCCTCCTGTCCTCAGCTGAGCTGCCCTTGATGACTGTGTGTAGAGCAGATGAGCTAGCTCTGTTGGTCCCTGCCCAGATTGCAGCTCCATAAAGCTCGAggttttgagatgatttttttacACAACAATAGATAACCAGAACATGCTCTGAGGAAATGGCAAGGTTCCCAGCTTCCTTCTCTTCAGTGCAGCAAAAGCTAGGTGCTACTCTGAAGCTCAACTCTCACTGCTAGTGGCTTACAAAGGAAGAGTGAGTGCCCCAGGTTTGTAGGGAGGCTCCATGCCCTTTCTAAATATTGGTGGCATGTTCTTATTCTAGGACGCTGCATCACTACCCACCAAATGCACTGAGCTTCTACTAGGTGTGGCCCTGCTGCAGCCAATGAAGGCAGCTTTGTCCTTTCCAGTTTTGCTTTAGCTCAAACTCACTATGAGGTCATGACAGACAGATCATTTGCTCTAATGAACCctatttcctcacctgtaaaataagAGTGCATGGATAAATGTTCTCTCAGGTCCTCCCAGTTCGAACCCAGTATTATTTTTACCATGTATAATCTAAATACAAAGACTCTGAAACTAGCTGCTTGATTTGGAAATCTAAATCTTTGCTGGCCCCTCCAAAGGACTCTCTGCTTTGCTACCTGATGTTCTTTTCTTTGTAGAGTGTTGCATTCCTGGGAAGGGCTGAAAGTACAATTTGTCTGGCCTGAACCCAATTCTCTCCAAATgacaattctttattttttccccccaatatcCCTACATATTTGGAAGTCACAGTCCAAGAGAAACAGCTTGTGTGACACATCATCAGCACTTGATTTTCTAATGTGTCAATTCCTTACAAAACGTCAGAAGAGTAGCTAAATGTTAATGATCATagcattcttttatttctgtcaaatgtgaaaaagaaataaatttttaatcttaaaattaaaatttacttattcttgaattaaaatgcatattcatCATGATGATTTAGTAATTTTCAAACATTCTAGTGGCTACCATTATTGTATGGAGGCTTGATTTTTtggcaggggtgctggggattgaacccagggccttgtacatgtgaggcaagcactctatctacTGAACTATGTCCCATGGCGGGCAGAGTTTAAGATTACTTGTTCTGAAATACGTTTTTACTTCTAATTGACACATAACCATTGTACACATTTATAGGGTATAGTGTGACATGTCCCATAGGTATGTATAGTGTATGATGATTAGGTCAGGGTAATTGGCCTGTCACCTCAgatgtttctcatttctttgtgctgggaacaTTCGAAATCATCtctactattttgaaatatacaattaacCCTTGTCAACCATAGTTATCCTACGGTGCtaacattagaagttattcctcctaaTCAACATACCCCATACCCATGACCTTCTCTATTCTTCCACTCCACACTCCTCCCAGGATCTGTTCAGcttaaatttagaaatgcaaataagagagtgaggccctaagaaacttagtgagaccctgtgtcaaaaaaaaaaaaaaaagaaaaaagaaaaaaaaatatacatatataaaaaagacTTAACAACATGGAGTCTTTGcaggctgggatatggctcagtggttaaactcctttgggttcaatccctggtaccaaccccCCTGACTccctgcaaaaagaaaataaaataaaaagaagagatacaaataagaaaatgaccTAGGAGCTGAGATGAGGAAGCTTTGTTGGGCAAGTCAAAAAGGATGGACATTATTTACTTCACAGAGCTGTTCAAAGAGATATTATATTCAGTCTGATACACAGTGGACTTTCAACTAAGGAGTTGCTTAGTTAAGGTTATTTCTTGAgaataatcccagcaaattgttGAAATGTGAAAGTTTGGTCATGGAATTGCATATGGCACTTTCCTATTTCTATATCAGTTTCTGTAGTCTTGAATGTCTTATATTAAAAGGTTGCTTGTTACCATATTATACCTCTTTTGaatattgaataattttgttaaatttgacttttcctttgtttaaatAATTGTTATTTCCAAGAATACAAGTTATGTATATGTAATGGAcaatttattctaagaaaatgcctaaaaagggctcagtggtagagtgcttatctcacatgtgtaaggcacagggttcgatcttaagcaccacataaaaacaaatacataaaaatacatttttttttcatagtttgtaATTTTATCACAGCTTTCAGGTAAAATAGTTTATATCATTAATGACTCAGGAAATCCCTGATATCTCCCTATTAggttaaagaaacaaaacacattaGGTCAGTGATTATGCTTTTAGATATCAAGGCGTTTTGAGCCCCAGATATTTTATAAGCTAAGACCACTAAGCTCATGTTTGTTTTAATAAGATTCTGGCCCAAAGGCTCACATTTTAATAGGAACTACaggttgtttgttgttgttgctgctgtttgtTTTTGGTTCCAGGACCAGGAAAAGACAGGGCAGCCCAGTTATCTGTAAAATCTTAATGTGATGGCTCAGGGTTAGGACCATCTCTTGGTGACATTAAGGTGGTTGAGCTGGTCAGCAACAAATCTATGTGGGGGAAACTTGGAAGTGCTGGCCGACTTGATGGCCTTGAAAGCCTGTGCCCTGAGCACACGGGCGTGGCCGTACTCCCGCTCCGCGGTCATGTAAGGCATGCTCAACCAGTAGTGGTTCTCCGCCTCCATCTCCAGGCGACGGATCATGTTCTGCTTCGACAACAAAGACACCCTCCGCGGTCGCAGGTGCTTCCCGATCCACTGACTTCCAGGAATGCGATTGCGGCAGAGAAGAGCAGTGAGGAACACGGTTCCTGCAACACTCCCAAGAACTTTGCGCCCCTCTCGCAGTGGCTGATGCAACTGTGGTCATAAAAAGACATTTTGTCCACTTACAATTagaaaagatattgaaaaaaaaatgcctgaagAGATGAATTGTGGCATGACATTTTATaagattcataaaataaatttgcaatattattttattgaatcaaCTTTTTAGTGTGAATATATTATTGTTCCTTGAGTacattagttatctattgctgcttTAACAAATTATGCCCAAGTTTAGTGCTTAAAActacaataaatatttcctgtGGGTCATAAAGTTTGGAAAGGCTTAGTTGGGTCTCTGAGGAGATTTTTGATAGGATTTTTGGCTGGGGTTGCACTCATCTGAAGGTTGGACTGGGGGCTGGGGAATTTGCTTCCTTTGGTTGATTCACATGCTGGCAAGTTGACACTGGCAGCTGTCAGGAGGTGTCAATCTTGGCCAATTGGATCTTGCCATAGGGATGCTTCAGTGTCCTCACGACATGGCATTGAATTTACTCTAGAATGAGTGATCCAAGAGAGGGCAAGGAGGAAGCTAAATGTTTTTTCATGACCTAATCTTTTAAGTAAAACTCTGCCATTTCTACAATACCTTACTGATGACATAGATCAGCTCTGATCAGTTTGAGAGGGGGCCACTCTGGCTCAGACACTGGGAAGTGAAATCATTGTGAACACTCTTAGTTACTAGCAAATCAGGGATCTGGTTTAGGTTCTTTTCTCTTACCACTCTGCACATTCTCCATGGCAAATCCATTCATACCCATAGATTTGCATACCACCTTCGTGCCtaattatccaaaatatataaattcacatttctcttctgttctttagCCCCCAATGCATAATGCCCATTGGACATTCAATTTATCCTTTTACCCAACTGATATTTACTGAGTAGCCACTAGGAACCAGGTCTTAAATCAGTCTAGATAAAGGGCACAGTTCTCTCCTAATGGAGATTACAATCTAGCAAAtcgagaagaaaaaataaataaaatacttgaaactaGATATAAGTTCAAAGAACTGAATGGCTGTGATAATGGTGGGAGTCCATGACAGGAGAGGGGAAGGTACTTTCGATGGAGTGGAAGTATGCTTTGAAAAAGTGACATTTAAACTGAGACCTGAGAGATGAGACATAAAAGGTGGAAAATGAAACTATTCTAGGTCCTGAATGCAGCAAGCACAAAGGCCCCGAGGCAAGGAAGAGCATGGGGAGATCTAGAAAGTGCCAGAATCATGTGACTGCTGCAACTGAGTATGAGAGACAATGTTAAGAGGTAAGACTGATGAGGTGGGCAGAGCTCAACCACTCAGACCCTGGTGACCTGGGGCTTCCTAACCTATGGAATGGGGTTTGACtacaatgggaagaaagagagtTTTCAGTGGGGTTCAGTTCTAAGGATGCAACAAGTCCGTATGTGAACCCCATCGCTGTCTCCCACCCCACGTTGCTGGTTCTCCAATGCTTCCTGCATCACTGAACCGCAGCACCCCCCTACCAGTTATGACGATCTCAGGCTCTGTCGTTTGCCAGGCCTGTCTGATGCTGGCTGCACTGCTTACAGGCAAAGAGGTCTTGGAAGTGTTATTCATTCTGCCTGATCTCCAGGTTCCTTACCTTCGAAGTGGGAATTGTGGTAAGGATTAGATTGCGTAACTCCTGGTATTCCATGGTAGCTGTGATGATTATTTTCCTTAAACAATGAAACTGGGCCTTGCGAGGTATGTCTTGCTCTTGTTCCTTATCTTACTTCAAAAGTGAACTTTGTGAATTCCATTTTCATGACCagtaatttcaaaaacaaaatctgCTGCAGTGTAGACAGTGTAGAGCTCTCTCTACAGGGTGGAACACTTCATCAGTTGAGTCACATGCTAAAACAGGGCATAAGGAAAGTTTTTGAAGTTAGCTTTGCCCTCCTTTCTTCTCAAATTGGCTTGAGAGCTTCTGTTTCTAATATTTGAATCAGTTGGTTTACTTATGACTGGGTTTTAACTACAAAGCCTTATTACAGGTCTAATCAGTCACTAGTCATCAGATACTAAGTCCAGACACTTAaatcctgtatttctttttcaccATTGTGAAAAAGtttttgtaataaaattgatttaatgAGGATGCTGTGTACTGTCCCTTCTCTTGGAACCTTGTTCAACCCTGTTTAAGGAAATCTGTTCAATGGTGTTTATTCAGTGTTTCCAAACATATTTGACGAAAGAACTCTTTTTCCTCCTCATGAAAGGGATTAAATTATCCCTTCCCCATTTGGGAAATTCCATTTGAGGCTGATTTCTCCCTATTTTGATTTCTCATCTCAGAGAGTTGttatcaataaaaaattagaaactggacctggtgacacacatctgtgattcaagctactcaggaggctgagaaaggatgACTGCAAGCTAGAGACCAGACTGaccaacttagggagaccctgtctcaaaataagaaagggcttgggatgtagcccAGGGGCACAGTTCTTGCACAGCATGTttggggctctgggttcaatctccaactttgaaaaaagtaaaaatataaaaaattagagatgCTTAGTATTAAACATAGTTATAATTACTTTCTGTTCCCTAGTAAGACATCCTTTCTATATTACCTTAACTGAAAAATTTTGAGTACTAGAAAGTTCATCACTGTGCAGGACTCTTTTCACTTTGGATAGCTCCAAATTTTAGGAAATTCTTTATATTGAAGCCAAATATGCCTCACTacctgttgtggtttggatatgaggtatccacaaaaagctcacaagtgagacaaagcaagaaggcagaggagaaatgattgggttgtaaaagtctcaaccaatcagtgatttaatcccctgatagggattaactgagcagtaactgaagtggtaggctgtggctggaggtgggaattgaggcgtgactttggggtttatattttgtatctggagactctctctctttctgcttcctgatctcaatgtgagctgtttccctctgccacactcttccactgtgatgttcagcTTTACCTCAAAAcccgaggaatggagttggccttctatggactaagacctctgaaaccgtgagccctcaaatacacttttcctctgctacaattgttctggttggatctttcACTCACAGAagtgaaataactgactaaaacactaccaTTGGGGCCTTATATCAGCCTTGTACAAGTTCTTGTCatgtccttcctctttctcctctttttaagaACAGCTGTACATATGATATTGTCTGACACTTTAATGTTCTGACATTAGAATTTTATCTTCTATATCTAATATTCTATGTGCCCTTTTTAAGCTAAAATATAGAATGAGACTCTGCTTAGTAATGGACTATAGCAAAACTCTTACAACATAAATTCCCTTTTCCACCAAAATAGCATTTGGTTTGTATTGCAGTTAGAAACACCAGCATCCATGTGAAGAACAGAAATACTTTAGTATCCTTGCATGACAGCAAACTGAAGAGGTAGGAGGGAAAGGATTCTGAGGTTGGATCCAGAAATGAAGGTCAAGTTCTCATTGCAACTCTAAAGACAGTTTCGAAGTGGGTGTAGCTTCTTTTGATACCATATTGTGCTCTGGACTCCTGTTCCTACTGGGTGGATTCCCTGCCTGTTTTCCCCCTGACTTTATGTACCcagaattttttgcttttttctttaattaaaatgttttactaaAAGATTGGTTTCAATTactcatatttttgttgataatGGACTATCATTCTCAAGTTTTTGTATACTTTTAGCATTATTGCTAACTGTGGGTTGAAAGGCATTGTTCTCTTGTGTGGGAGGAATTTTAACCTTCAACAACCAGATGAGAGAGATTTTGGAGGACCAGGCAGGGGGTTTATTGGTTTgcctaaatatgaaaatatgcaaatatttcagctgcctattttcttgtatttaagtCTACTAAATCTTGCAATTTCCCCTGCGTATTCTGTTTCTCTAAATAAATTCTTTAATGTACCATGCTGAAAGATTCTCCCATgcaatgtttctcaaactttaaatCTGTGTGCTCCTGGTATCAAAGGAGAGTGAATACATAAAGCCCTGGGATCTGAGGGTGTGGCTTTGAAGAACAATGTTCAGGGTGAACAGGATTCCTTTAGGAAATTGTTTTCTCCTCTTGAAGACTAAAACTCAATTTAATTCAAAAgatggatgaaaatggaaaatcacTGTGAAAGTCTTATTCATACAGGGTAGTAATGATGGTGTAACACTAATCTAGAGAATAACTAACCCCTTTTGATGAATGGCACATAAATAAGTGCATTCCAAACAGACCTTTTCATGCACTACATGTCCATCCTTTTTTGTTTCAGGGTCACTTTAATACTGaggcattttataaatgaagctGTCCTATACAATAGAGACTCTCACAGAGAAAGGAGCAGTAACTCTAAATTCATCACTGAATTCAACCCAAGAGAATATCCTTCTTAAGTAGGCATTCTGTGAATACACaacttaatatttcattttgatttacagTCAAGGATTCAGAACAAAGATGAATATAATTTATACAAAGTCACCTTCGTGCAAATGGCAATTTTTGATGAAAGTTGGAACGCCTATTTCCTAATCATAGcttcttcatttttcctgatAATCCTAGGAGTTCTGACATAAGATGCTGGTGGTAAAAATTAATATTGGGtgataataaatatattcttagaaggtgtcatttcccttttctatttttttttgagatttttatgatTGTGACCACTGCAAAACTATCCCTAAAGTTACTTTGATCTACATTATCTATGCATGTAGGTTGCTATTATGCAATTTTACTGCACTTATCCAAATTAtgaggattattttttaaaattttttactttgttgttAAAGTGCATCTTCATATAATGAAGATGCCATTgctgaagaaaaatgttaaaactttCACCTTTCTTACTAATGCTTATATATCCAGAGTCTACATTGAACTGCACACAGTACTTACAGACCTAGAAATcatgaaacttaaaaatacatacaatttaaaaTCCAGGTGTGACTCAAGTGTCCAAAAGAAAAGTGCTTATGAATTTCAGACTAAAACCTGTGTTATTGTTTCCACTCCTTTCATGATGCGAATTATTACCCAACCATTTAACAAATCAACAGTTAGTGAACACCTGCAATTGGCAAAACTGGGAACACAGACTTGGAGAGGTTTAGGGGTAGAATCAACAATTAGAAAGCAtgattatatttgattttttatgtgCAGTTGTGATTGGTTTCTCATTAACAATGATTAATTTAGTCTAGTAGGGGTTTACCTATAATTAGTATCTGGTGGGTGGCACGTTTTCCTGTTTTGATCTTGGGCCTGGCCACGTAACTTGCTTTGTGATTGGAATGTGGTCAGAAATGAAAGTACATCAGTTGTTGCGGGATGCATTGAAGAACCAGCAATTTACACTGCACCCTGTCTCCTCTGGTGGAAGAATGATGCAATATCAAGATCCCTGCCTGAAAATCAGGAAATCTAGGTTCTGGTTTTAGAGGAGGAATCACCAAACCTTTTATCCTAGAAAAGGTGCTCTCACTTGTTGGGATAccagaacatcagccatggtccccttctccctcttgggagaagtctgtgttactacctttaaataaaacctacttcatagcttaaaaaaaaaaaagaaagaaaaagaaaagaaaaggcacatAGATTGAGTTTCAGCAGGACTCTTAGCTCCCTTCCAGGGCTTTCATTGCCTCTTATTAGAACACGTGCATACAATCGACATTTACTGAGGATTATTCTAAGACTGTCCATAGTAAATATTAGCTGTGGGACCCTAATTTCTTTCAGAGGTAGAGCTATTACTTTGTAAAATAATGGGACTGAACTAAAGCATTAACTCTTAATTCTCAAAAGATTTATATAATTTGTGAGTCGTAGGCGATGAGTAATCAGATGTTCCGAAACACTTAAAGAAGCCCCAGGGATAATGCTGGCTTCTACTCCATAGTGAAGTGTTAATACACTTCCCCCTCAGAATGAGCTGAGCAGTCAGAGTGCTTATCGGAGTAATTTAGGAAAAACTTGTgggttttaaaaatctgcttgAATTTCACGGATAATTATTCCAACTCCCATTTCAGTGGAACTTATTGAATAACCTATAGTCATAGATTAACTATGACTAACTTAAAAGTTTTAGATGAATGAATCCATCCATATACATGAGGTTATAGAACAAATGAAGTTTCCTTTGGGTCATGATTCACCTTTTCTACCTTCCCCTAACCGTGAGCGTCATTTTTCTGTTATGAGTCATCATATATATACTCACAGCAAGGAAGGTATCACAAAATCATCAGTGCCATCCACTCTTGGTCTCGGTACCCTGCAATCAGGCTGTTTTGTGGACTTCCGTTTCACTTATCATTTCCCAAAAAGACcaaagaacagtttttttttccatataacaTCTCTCTTCTacataagaataaaaagacattGCTAGGTTGTCAAGCAAATCGGGTGCCTCAGAATTGCTTCTGCAACAATTTTCTTTGGTTTCCTCTAATTTTTGACCTGTCAGATCAGAAACCTTTATTTGTTAgatgaaaaattttcaagtttccaATGGTTGGTGTAAAATTGGTCTCCCAAATACTAGCAAAATAGTTACCATGCAAAGTTTTCTAGAAAGCCTCTATGTGTGCAACAGGACTCCCAAACAATCAACCTTTCTATTTACCTGTGGCCCCACTAgaagttctattttcttccttttgtgtttAAAGTATGATGGTTCTAAGCACTGTCTTTCCTTATGCCATTAGAGAAGTGGTAATAGATTAAGCTGCCACTAGTTATTAAGACCCACAGGGAATTAGCTGATCAGATGATTTTCACTCATGCTGCTACCATATTGAGGAAATCCCCATTCTGGAAATGAGGTGGAAAAGCAGTCCTTGTGCATCTGCCGTGAGGCAGGAACTATAGTGGGCAATTGTCTTATTCTTGCATGTGCTCAGAGT
The Sciurus carolinensis chromosome 2, mSciCar1.2, whole genome shotgun sequence DNA segment above includes these coding regions:
- the LOC124976581 gene encoding ribosomal protein 63, mitochondrial-like → MEYQELRNLILTTIPTSKLHQPLREGRKVLGSVAGTVFLTALLCRNRIPGSQWIGKHLRPRRVSLLSKQNMIRRLEMEAENHYWLSMPYMTAEREYGHARVLRAQAFKAIKSASTSKFPPHRFVADQLNHLNVTKRWS